A single genomic interval of Syntrophaceae bacterium harbors:
- a CDS encoding Hsp20 family protein, with protein MWAGSEGLFISADLRDLGLEDLRIRAQGMSLIFDGTLRPELPNAEGGTHRAKKAPAAFSHVLELPYEVNGDDIDVQNENGLVSIVLKRRDSGRQNSRAAQSSFRASIRRFFGENESTPRSLKDEIAMLETIERYLAFQSVKGTAR; from the coding sequence ATGTGGGCCGGGTCGGAAGGTCTTTTCATCTCGGCGGATCTGCGTGACCTCGGCCTCGAGGATCTCCGGATTCGTGCGCAGGGCATGAGCTTGATCTTCGACGGGACTCTCCGCCCGGAGTTGCCGAATGCGGAGGGGGGGACCCACCGGGCGAAAAAGGCCCCGGCGGCATTCTCCCACGTACTGGAACTGCCGTACGAGGTCAACGGCGATGATATCGATGTGCAAAACGAGAATGGGCTGGTCTCGATCGTCCTGAAGAGGAGGGATTCCGGGCGGCAGAACAGCCGCGCCGCGCAGTCGTCCTTCAGGGCATCGATTAGGCGCTTTTTCGGGGAAAACGAAAGCACTCCCCGCAGCCTCAAGGACGAGATTGCGATGCTGGAGACCATCGAGAGGTATCTTGCATTTCAATCCGTCAAGGGCACGGCCCGATAA
- a CDS encoding universal stress protein — MFQPKTILVPTDFSVYSERAFRKALDLSKAYSAKLAVLHVVRVLPLNVGEYWLEETTIKRVQADLERASRDEVVKFIGKFPEAKGLSVEASVRSGVPYEQIVQDAADRGVDLIVMAPRGKAGIKEHLLGGTADRVIRHAACDVLIVRGRD, encoded by the coding sequence ATGTTCCAGCCGAAAACCATCCTGGTGCCCACAGATTTCTCCGTTTATTCGGAGAGGGCCTTCCGCAAGGCCCTCGATCTCTCGAAGGCCTACTCGGCGAAGCTCGCCGTCCTCCACGTCGTCAGGGTGCTGCCGCTGAACGTCGGCGAATACTGGCTCGAGGAAACGACGATCAAGCGCGTGCAGGCCGACCTCGAGAGGGCCTCGAGAGACGAGGTCGTGAAGTTCATCGGAAAGTTCCCCGAGGCCAAGGGCCTCTCCGTCGAGGCCAGCGTCCGAAGCGGCGTCCCCTACGAGCAGATCGTGCAGGACGCGGCGGACCGGGGCGTTGACCTCATCGTCATGGCCCCGCGAGGCAAGGCGGGGATCAAGGAGCATCTCCTGGGGGGCACGGCGGACAGGGTCATCCGTCATGCGGCCTGCGACGTGCTGATCGTCCGTGGCCGTGATTAG
- a CDS encoding thioredoxin domain-containing protein: MKTTLTGKEKLNILLSLAGIALVFVYAYCGDSCSYLQGSLLGIDLKIMGVLFMGTLIVLSLLGLADYRLFLLSAGVGAEAFLIGFQVQNDVFCPYCLTFGAVLLLLFAINLDWSKRRMVGIFAALGLLTFIVFFEGSATPAYAAEPVKPVFGNGRVHVRLYSDYFCGPCSRLDPEIAQPIADLVKKNAIRVTFVDTPVHQHTTLYARYFLYALNEKKDIDYANKARHALFQAAALNITEREKLEEHLKKSGIKFKVFDPTPTFSFLTGYLTEDKVRSTPTAVILDSGRKKVVKGPADIARAIGEIQ, from the coding sequence ATGAAAACGACCCTCACCGGAAAAGAGAAGCTCAATATCCTGCTGTCCCTCGCCGGGATCGCGCTGGTGTTCGTCTACGCCTACTGCGGGGACTCGTGCTCGTACCTGCAGGGCTCACTCCTCGGGATCGACCTCAAGATCATGGGGGTCCTCTTCATGGGGACGCTCATCGTGCTCAGTCTCCTCGGCCTCGCGGATTACCGGCTCTTCCTGCTGTCGGCCGGCGTCGGGGCGGAGGCCTTTCTCATCGGCTTCCAGGTGCAAAACGACGTCTTCTGCCCCTACTGCCTGACCTTCGGGGCGGTCCTGCTGCTGCTCTTCGCGATCAACCTCGACTGGTCGAAGCGCAGGATGGTGGGAATCTTCGCCGCCTTGGGGCTGCTCACCTTCATCGTCTTCTTCGAAGGGTCCGCGACGCCCGCGTACGCGGCGGAGCCCGTAAAACCCGTCTTCGGGAACGGACGGGTCCACGTGCGGCTCTACAGCGACTACTTCTGCGGCCCCTGCTCGAGGCTCGACCCGGAGATCGCCCAGCCCATCGCGGATCTCGTGAAGAAGAACGCCATCCGGGTGACCTTCGTCGACACGCCGGTGCACCAGCACACGACGCTCTATGCCCGCTACTTCCTCTATGCGCTCAACGAGAAGAAGGACATCGACTACGCCAACAAGGCGCGCCATGCCCTCTTCCAGGCCGCAGCGCTCAACATCACCGAGCGGGAGAAGCTGGAGGAACACCTGAAGAAAAGCGGCATCAAGTTCAAGGTCTTCGACCCGACCCCGACCTTCAGCTTCCTGACGGGCTACCTCACCGAGGACAAGGTCCGCTCGACGCCCACCGCAGTGATCCTCGACAGCGGCCGGAAAAAGGTGGTCAAGGGTCCGGCCGACATCGCCCGGGCGATCGGGGAGATCCAGTAG
- a CDS encoding class I SAM-dependent methyltransferase produces MLKDELDRQQRHWDRAYAAVMDFFGEEPSGAARRAAERYLEGGCSLLLELGAGQGRDTLYFAGLGLRVYALDYSESGLWGIIDKGVKTDLGEMIAPVFHDLRKPLPFEDASIDGCFSHMLYCMAFSRAEIGFLNGEVRRVLKPGGLNIYTVRHKGDAHYGQGTHLGEDLYEMNGFVVHYFDRAMVESLAEGFDILGIEEFEEGSLPRKLFQVTLRKK; encoded by the coding sequence ATGCTGAAGGACGAACTGGACCGTCAGCAAAGGCATTGGGACCGGGCCTACGCGGCCGTGATGGATTTCTTCGGCGAAGAGCCGAGCGGCGCGGCCCGAAGGGCGGCGGAACGCTACCTGGAAGGGGGCTGCAGCCTCCTGCTGGAGCTGGGCGCCGGGCAGGGACGGGACACCCTTTACTTCGCGGGCCTGGGGCTGCGGGTCTATGCACTGGATTACAGCGAAAGCGGGCTCTGGGGAATCATCGACAAGGGCGTCAAGACCGACCTGGGCGAGATGATCGCACCCGTCTTTCACGACCTCCGCAAACCGCTTCCTTTCGAGGATGCCTCGATCGACGGCTGCTTCTCCCACATGCTGTACTGCATGGCCTTCAGCCGGGCGGAGATCGGGTTTCTCAACGGGGAGGTCCGCCGTGTCCTCAAACCGGGGGGACTGAACATCTACACGGTCCGCCACAAGGGGGACGCCCACTACGGCCAGGGAACCCATCTCGGCGAGGACCTTTACGAGATGAACGGTTTTGTCGTACACTATTTCGACAGGGCCATGGTCGAGAGCCTGGCCGAGGGGTTCGACATCCTCGGCATCGAGGAGTTCGAGGAGGGTTCGCTCCCGCGGAAACTCTTCCAGGTCACGTTGCGCAAGAAGTGA
- a CDS encoding Spy/CpxP family protein refolding chaperone, producing the protein MKKMMIVLTALLLVTAFVMPADARGGKGRGYGFCNGNDLSGVQGLNLTAEQKTKIADLRTAHLKEIKPLEDKMHSKRGDLRILWLEKSPDEAKIRATEKEVRALRDQIDDKKADYRWSVYKVLTPEQQELLKQNRAIGRCFGPGPGAGKGMGPGKGPGAGPKMGSGMGYGMGGMR; encoded by the coding sequence ATGAAAAAGATGATGATCGTTCTCACAGCCCTTCTTCTCGTGACGGCCTTCGTGATGCCCGCCGACGCGAGGGGTGGTAAAGGCCGCGGATACGGCTTCTGCAACGGCAATGACCTTTCGGGCGTGCAGGGCCTGAACCTCACGGCAGAGCAGAAAACGAAGATCGCCGACCTGCGGACCGCGCACCTGAAGGAGATCAAGCCCCTCGAGGACAAGATGCACAGCAAGAGGGGTGATCTCAGAATCCTGTGGCTCGAGAAGAGCCCTGACGAGGCGAAGATCCGCGCAACGGAAAAGGAAGTGCGGGCGCTGCGCGACCAGATCGACGACAAGAAAGCCGATTACCGCTGGTCCGTCTACAAGGTGCTCACCCCGGAGCAGCAGGAACTGCTGAAGCAGAACCGGGCGATCGGGCGCTGCTTCGGCCCCGGGCCGGGTGCCGGCAAGGGCATGGGCCCGGGCAAAGGCCCCGGTGCGGGTCCCAAGATGGGGTCCGGCATGGGCTACGGCATGGGCGGCATGCGATAA
- a CDS encoding PAS domain-containing protein yields the protein MRTAERKRLWLLVPPWVILGAVALLVPLFAFLTWENVTRHRDMSTRLLLEKGEAIIRSFEAGARAGEGMRWGSFQLQKLLIETAQQPGVEYFTITDTKGRILADSDPGVIGEVYETGLDLTALAREGHAQWRIIEGADGASTFEVYRRFAPREEPFAGFSGQRQGAAYVIFVGLDRTPVQEAHAQDTRNTVITASVLLLISVAGIVSLLLALGYRSVRASLTRVKALSDSLVAHMPVGLVAVDPDGRVAVFNDTAERLFGRPSAEALGRPAAEILPPACLEILGGLVPERPIVEREFACTVREGRTVPLEVIAAVLKDDEGVPIGRIALLRDLSELQRLRDEVERSRRLAAVGSLAAGVAHEIRNPLSSIKGFATYFRQRYGGVPDDVKMADIMIQEVDRLNRVITELLEFSRPVELRRKATDAAGLVRQAADTIERQAREKGIAVRIEAAPGLPPVLVDPDRMTQVFLNLFLNALAAMEQGGVLSVGLALQDGRTLRITVGDTGTGIRKEDLGRVFDPYFTTKPSGTGLGLAIVHRIVESHGGEISLESEPGRGTVFTILLPAGTAGKEQT from the coding sequence GTGAGAACCGCTGAGCGAAAAAGGCTGTGGCTCCTCGTGCCCCCCTGGGTGATTCTCGGTGCCGTGGCGCTCCTGGTCCCTCTGTTTGCCTTTCTCACCTGGGAGAATGTCACCCGTCACAGGGACATGAGCACGAGGCTTCTCCTGGAGAAGGGCGAGGCCATCATCCGCTCCTTCGAGGCGGGGGCGAGGGCCGGCGAGGGGATGCGGTGGGGCAGCTTCCAGCTGCAGAAGCTCCTCATCGAGACGGCCCAGCAGCCGGGCGTGGAGTACTTCACCATCACCGACACGAAGGGCCGGATCCTCGCGGACAGCGATCCCGGCGTGATCGGCGAGGTGTATGAAACGGGCCTGGATCTGACGGCCCTTGCCCGCGAGGGCCATGCGCAGTGGCGGATCATCGAGGGGGCCGACGGGGCAAGCACCTTCGAGGTCTATCGCCGGTTTGCGCCCCGGGAGGAGCCGTTTGCGGGCTTCAGCGGCCAGAGGCAGGGCGCCGCCTACGTGATCTTCGTGGGCCTCGACAGGACGCCCGTGCAGGAGGCCCACGCCCAGGACACCCGCAACACGGTCATCACGGCCTCGGTGCTCCTGCTGATCAGCGTGGCCGGGATCGTCTCCCTTCTCCTTGCCCTGGGCTACCGGTCTGTCCGGGCCTCGCTGACCCGGGTCAAGGCCCTCTCCGACAGCCTCGTGGCGCACATGCCCGTCGGGCTCGTAGCCGTCGATCCCGACGGGAGGGTGGCGGTGTTCAACGACACGGCGGAAAGACTGTTCGGGCGGCCGTCGGCAGAGGCGCTCGGCAGGCCCGCCGCGGAAATCCTTCCCCCTGCGTGCCTCGAGATCCTGGGGGGCCTGGTCCCGGAGCGGCCGATCGTCGAGAGGGAGTTCGCGTGCACGGTCCGCGAAGGAAGGACGGTGCCCCTGGAGGTGATCGCGGCGGTCCTGAAGGATGACGAGGGGGTGCCGATCGGCCGCATCGCCCTTCTCCGTGATCTCTCTGAGCTTCAGCGGCTGCGCGACGAGGTGGAGCGAAGCCGGCGGCTTGCCGCCGTCGGGAGCCTCGCCGCGGGGGTGGCCCACGAGATCCGCAACCCGCTCAGTTCCATCAAGGGCTTTGCCACCTACTTCCGCCAGCGGTACGGCGGGGTGCCCGACGACGTGAAGATGGCGGATATCATGATCCAGGAGGTGGACCGCCTCAACCGGGTCATCACCGAGCTTCTCGAATTCTCGCGCCCCGTGGAGCTGAGGCGCAAGGCGACCGACGCGGCCGGCCTCGTCCGGCAGGCGGCGGACACGATCGAGAGGCAGGCGCGCGAGAAGGGGATCGCCGTGCGGATAGAGGCCGCCCCGGGCTTGCCGCCCGTCCTCGTTGACCCGGACCGCATGACGCAGGTGTTCCTCAATCTCTTCCTCAACGCCTTGGCCGCCATGGAACAGGGAGGCGTCCTCTCGGTCGGCCTGGCCCTGCAGGACGGCCGAACCCTCCGCATCACCGTCGGCGACACCGGGACGGGCATCCGGAAGGAGGACCTCGGGCGGGTCTTCGACCCCTACTTCACGACGAAGCCCTCGGGGACGGGGCTGGGGCTTGCCATCGTGCACCGGATCGTCGAGTCCCACGGCGGCGAGATCAGCCTGGAAAGCGAGCCCGGCAGGGGGACGGTCTTCACGATCCTGCTGCCCGCCGGGACGGCCGGGAAGGAGCAGACATGA
- a CDS encoding sigma-54-dependent Fis family transcriptional regulator gives MNAKNVILVVDDDYAHRTMLKALLSGWGYEVREADDGAAAVESVGKEPLDLVLMDIRMVRVSGIEALEAIRRFNPALPVILMTAYASVETAVEALKKGAYDYLTKPLDFDELRLSLERALEHTHLREENRLLRESLGARFDRGNLIGRSAAMTRLLDLVAQVAPSEATVLISGESGTGKEMIAGAIHANSPRSRGPFIRINCAAITETLLESELFGHEKGAFTGADRRKEGKFRQADGGTIFLDEVSEMSLGMQVKLLRVLQEREFTRVGGEDLIRVDVRVLAATNRDLLKFVAEGRFREDLFYRLNVVNLRVPALRERREDIPLLAQHFLKLFAEKNRKPLQGFTPRAMDRLLRYPWPGNVRELMNTIERGVVLCRADILDEQDVAPVLEAETVPAAAGQAADAPAVTDASLEALEKAAVLRTLEETGGNKSEAARRLGITRRTLHLKLKKYGLM, from the coding sequence ATGAACGCCAAGAATGTGATCCTCGTCGTCGACGACGACTATGCCCACCGGACGATGCTGAAGGCCCTGCTGAGCGGCTGGGGCTACGAGGTCCGAGAGGCCGACGACGGCGCCGCGGCCGTCGAGTCGGTCGGGAAGGAGCCCCTCGACCTGGTCCTCATGGACATTCGCATGGTGCGCGTCTCGGGCATCGAGGCCCTCGAGGCCATCCGCCGCTTCAACCCAGCCCTGCCCGTGATCCTCATGACGGCATATGCCTCCGTGGAGACGGCCGTCGAGGCGCTCAAGAAGGGGGCCTACGACTACCTGACGAAGCCCCTGGACTTCGACGAGCTGCGCCTCTCCCTGGAGCGTGCCCTGGAGCACACGCACCTGCGGGAGGAGAACCGCCTGCTGCGCGAGAGCCTCGGGGCCCGCTTCGACCGCGGGAACCTGATCGGCCGCAGCGCGGCCATGACCCGGCTGCTGGACCTGGTGGCCCAGGTGGCCCCGTCGGAGGCGACGGTGCTGATCTCGGGGGAATCGGGCACGGGCAAGGAGATGATCGCCGGGGCCATCCACGCCAACAGCCCCCGCAGCAGGGGGCCCTTCATCCGCATCAACTGCGCCGCCATCACGGAGACGCTGCTGGAGTCGGAGCTCTTCGGCCACGAGAAAGGCGCCTTCACCGGCGCCGACCGGCGCAAGGAGGGCAAGTTCCGGCAGGCCGACGGGGGGACGATCTTCCTCGACGAGGTGAGCGAGATGTCGCTGGGGATGCAGGTGAAACTCCTGCGGGTCCTGCAGGAGCGGGAGTTCACCCGCGTGGGTGGCGAGGACCTCATCCGGGTCGACGTGCGCGTGCTTGCCGCCACGAACCGCGACCTGCTGAAGTTCGTCGCGGAAGGCCGGTTCCGCGAAGACCTCTTCTACCGCCTCAACGTGGTGAACCTGCGCGTTCCCGCCCTGAGGGAGCGCAGGGAGGACATCCCGCTTCTGGCCCAGCACTTCCTGAAGCTCTTTGCGGAGAAGAACCGCAAGCCGCTCCAGGGGTTCACCCCGCGCGCCATGGACCGCCTGCTGCGCTACCCTTGGCCGGGCAACGTGCGGGAACTGATGAACACGATTGAGCGCGGGGTTGTGCTTTGCCGGGCCGACATCCTGGACGAGCAGGACGTGGCGCCCGTGCTCGAGGCGGAGACCGTGCCCGCGGCCGCCGGGCAGGCGGCCGATGCCCCGGCCGTCACGGACGCATCCCTGGAAGCCCTGGAGAAGGCTGCGGTCCTCAGGACCCTCGAGGAGACGGGGGGCAACAAGAGCGAGGCCGCCCGCCGCCTGGGCATCACCCGCCGCACGCTGCACCTGAAGCTGAAGAAATACGGTCTGATGTAG
- a CDS encoding molybdopterin-dependent oxidoreductase: protein MAEDIRWVRTHCARMDHGGCTLLVGVQDNKIVKIKGDPTGFLSKGYTCIKGLASADKLNHPDRLRHPLKRAGKRGEGKWTRISWDEALDTVAQGLLKVKEQYGAKGVAFGVGMPKGLDHFIQIRLANIFGSPNVIASQDVCHAPREITGVHTCGFYPVADLHYPSRLVVLWGSNITSTNEEGEICSMLMKQIKDGTEIIVIDPRRIDLARKAKHWLQLRPGTDAALALGFLHVIIGEGLYDREFVEKWTHGFDELAAHVKDWPPEKVSEITWVPADTIRQAARAYAAAKPAAIQWGNPIEHVTQTFETTRALICLMAITGNLDVPGGNVDPRDPKMLGLAPLVRADLIPDKRKEMIANAHGVIPRLMTNAPAFFRKAILEDKPYPIRGAYMMCCNPMLSYADSRLTYEAFMKLDFLAVAEIFMTPTAALADVVLPAATQFEFNDIGHIGIGHGYILARPKVVEPPEECWPDIKIMNELGKRMTPKELWKEDFNEFAEDVVKPAGLTYAQFCEKGYLKGPERFKKYEEKGFSTPTTKVELRLSTAEKFKLSALPTYRGLPEAEDPAYPLVLTSAKSRYYLHSSYRWVEKLRKMNPDPRLEIHPETAAKYGIAEGDSVLIETPYGKITQRAYLTDALDPRVLCAAHGWWFPEASPETQYDWQSANFNMLTSVGKLGREYGTPNLKGLPCRVSKA, encoded by the coding sequence ATGGCAGAAGACATCCGATGGGTCAGGACGCACTGCGCGCGCATGGATCACGGGGGCTGCACGCTTCTCGTGGGGGTCCAGGACAACAAGATCGTGAAGATCAAGGGGGACCCGACGGGGTTCCTGAGCAAGGGCTATACCTGCATCAAGGGGCTCGCCTCGGCGGACAAGCTCAACCACCCGGACCGGCTGCGCCACCCCCTGAAGCGGGCCGGCAAGCGGGGCGAGGGGAAGTGGACGCGCATCTCCTGGGACGAGGCCCTGGACACCGTCGCCCAGGGTCTACTCAAGGTCAAGGAACAGTACGGCGCCAAGGGTGTCGCCTTCGGCGTGGGGATGCCCAAGGGTCTCGACCACTTCATCCAGATCCGACTCGCGAACATTTTCGGCTCCCCCAACGTGATCGCCTCCCAGGACGTCTGCCACGCGCCCCGGGAGATCACGGGCGTGCACACCTGCGGGTTCTACCCCGTGGCGGACCTGCACTACCCGAGCAGGCTCGTCGTGCTCTGGGGCAGCAACATCACCTCCACCAACGAGGAGGGCGAGATCTGCAGCATGCTCATGAAGCAGATCAAGGACGGCACCGAGATCATCGTCATCGACCCCCGGCGCATCGACCTCGCGAGGAAGGCAAAGCACTGGCTCCAGCTGCGGCCCGGGACGGACGCGGCGCTTGCCCTGGGCTTCCTCCACGTCATCATCGGGGAGGGCCTCTACGACAGGGAGTTCGTCGAGAAGTGGACCCATGGCTTCGACGAGCTCGCGGCCCACGTGAAAGACTGGCCGCCCGAGAAGGTCTCCGAGATCACCTGGGTGCCGGCCGACACCATCCGCCAGGCCGCCCGGGCCTACGCCGCGGCCAAACCCGCCGCCATCCAGTGGGGCAACCCCATCGAGCACGTCACCCAAACCTTCGAGACGACGCGCGCCCTCATCTGCCTCATGGCGATCACGGGCAACCTCGACGTCCCGGGCGGGAACGTGGACCCCCGGGACCCGAAGATGCTGGGGCTCGCGCCCCTGGTGCGCGCCGACCTCATCCCCGACAAGCGCAAGGAGATGATCGCGAATGCCCACGGCGTCATCCCGCGGCTGATGACCAACGCGCCGGCCTTCTTCCGGAAGGCGATCCTGGAGGACAAGCCCTACCCCATCCGCGGCGCCTACATGATGTGCTGCAACCCCATGCTGTCCTACGCCGACAGCCGGCTCACCTACGAGGCCTTCATGAAGCTCGACTTCCTCGCCGTCGCCGAGATCTTCATGACCCCCACGGCGGCCCTGGCCGACGTGGTGCTGCCCGCCGCGACGCAGTTCGAGTTCAACGACATCGGCCACATCGGGATCGGCCACGGCTACATCCTGGCGCGGCCCAAGGTGGTGGAGCCGCCGGAGGAGTGCTGGCCCGACATCAAGATCATGAACGAGCTGGGCAAGCGCATGACGCCGAAGGAGCTCTGGAAGGAGGACTTCAACGAGTTCGCCGAGGACGTCGTGAAGCCCGCGGGCCTCACCTACGCGCAGTTCTGCGAGAAGGGCTACCTGAAGGGGCCCGAGCGGTTCAAGAAATACGAGGAGAAGGGATTCTCCACGCCGACGACCAAGGTCGAGCTGCGCCTCAGCACGGCGGAGAAGTTCAAGCTCTCGGCGCTTCCCACGTACAGGGGGCTCCCCGAGGCGGAGGACCCGGCATACCCCCTGGTGCTCACGAGCGCCAAGAGCCGCTACTACCTGCACTCCTCGTACCGGTGGGTCGAGAAGCTGCGCAAGATGAACCCCGACCCGAGGCTGGAGATCCACCCGGAGACGGCCGCGAAGTACGGCATCGCCGAGGGCGACAGCGTTCTCATCGAGACCCCCTACGGGAAGATCACGCAGAGGGCCTATCTCACGGATGCCCTCGACCCGCGGGTGCTCTGCGCAGCCCACGGCTGGTGGTTCCCCGAGGCAAGCCCCGAGACCCAGTACGACTGGCAGTCGGCCAACTTCAACATGCTCACGTCGGTGGGCAAGCTCGGCAGGGAATACGGGACGCCGAACCTCAAGGGGCTGCCCTGCCGGGTGAGCAAGGCGTAA